In a single window of the Elaeis guineensis isolate ETL-2024a chromosome 6, EG11, whole genome shotgun sequence genome:
- the LOC105046443 gene encoding carbon catabolite repressor protein 4 homolog 1 isoform X2: MLSVLRVHLPSEIPVVGCEITPYVLLRRPDNSISNEDVPESAPINGYCMRYRVQSDRKVAVCSVHPTEQATLQCLVCVKAKVPTAKSFHCTPKCFSDAWQHHRALHERASNISNENGTEEEEMFGRFSSTGSGVTNAGISCSTSNIGQSPSLSNASTPIYPTAVTERSGDSLFEVGRSRTYTPTSDDIGYALKFECVAIDAETRIPVGNAITIMTSRVIPAPTPTPRRMIQVNDVLGHMDPDSRIASSGTFSVLSYNILSDAYATSESYSYCPSWALSWPYRRQNLLREIVGYHADILCLQEVQSDHFEEFFAPELDKHGYQALYKKKTSEVYSGNPNAIDGCATFFRRDKFSHVKKYEVEFNKAAQSLTDAVIQPGQKKVALSRLIKDNIALIVVLEAKFSNHGADNPGKRQLLCVANTHVNVHQDHKDVKLWQVHTLLKGLEKIAVSADIPMLVCGDFNSVPGSAPHALLAMGKVDQLHPDLAIDPLGILRPPSKLTHQLPLVSAYSSFARMMVVGHSLEQQRKRMDPTTNEPLFTNCTRDFIGTVDYIFYTADSLTVESLLELLDEESLRKDTALPSAEWSSDHLALLAEFRCKPRVRR, from the exons ATGCTGAGCGTGCTGCGAGTCCATCTGCCTTCGGAGATCCCCGTCGTTGGCTGCGAGATCACGCCGTACGTGCTCTTGAGGCGCCCGGACAACTCCATCTCCAACGAGGATGTCCCCGAGTCCGCCCCCATCAATGGCTACTGCATGAG GTATCGTGTACAAAGTGATAGAAAAGTTGCTGTATGCAGTGTACATCCAACCGAACAAGCAACATTGCAATGCCTGGTTTGTGTCAAGGCAAAAGTACCTACTGCCAAGAGTTTCCATTGCACGCCTAAGTGTTTTTCAGATGCTTGGCAGCACCATCGGGCTTTACATGAGCGAGCAAgtaacatttcaaatgaaaatgGAACTGAGGAGGAAGAAATGTTTGGACGCTTTAGTAGTACTGGATCTGGAGTTACAAATGCAGGGATTTCTTGTTCGACATCTAATATTGGACAGAGCCCGAGCCTGAGCAATGCTTCCACACCTATATATCCCACTGCTGTCACAGAGAGGAGTGGTGATAGCTTGTTTGAAGTTGGACGGTCTAGAACGTATACACCCACATCTGATGATATTGGTTATGCTCTGAAGTTTGAATGTGTAGCAATAGATGCAGAGACAAGAATACCTGTAGGAAATGCAATTACCATAATGACGTCACGTGTGATACCAGCTCCAACTCCAACTCCACGACGCATGATTCAAGTGAATGATGTCTTGGGCCATATGGATCCCGATAGCCGAATTGCATCTTCTGGAACCTTCTCAGTGCTCTCATACAACATTCTCTCCGATGCATATGCAACCAGCGAATCATATAGCTATTGCCCCTCTTGGGCTCTTTCATGGCCATACCGTAGGCAGAACTTGTTACGGGAAATCGTTGGTTACCATGCTGACATCCTTTGTCTTCAAGAG GTTCAAAGTGACCATTTTGAGGAGTTTTTTGCACCTGAACTAGATAAGCATGGATATCAAGCACTTTACAAGAAAAAAACATCAGAG GTATATAGTGGAAATCCGAATGCAATTGATGGCTGCGCAACTTTTTTTCGCCGGGACAAGTTTTCACATGTCAAAAAATATGAG GTTGAATTCAATAAAGCTGCACAGTCTTTGACAGATGCTGTTATTCAACCTGGTCAGAAGAAAGTGGCTTTGAGTCGATTGATCAAG GATAATATTGCTCTTATTGTGGTACTTGAAGCAAAATTTAGTAACCATGGTGCTGATAATCCTGGAAAAAGACAGCTTCTCTGTGTG GCAAATACACATGTAAACGTCCATCAGGATCACAAAGATGTTAAGCTCTGGCAG GTGCATACTCTTTTAAAAGGATTGGAGAAAATTGCTGTCAGTGCAGACATTCCTATGTTGGTGTGTGGAGATTTCAATTCAGTTCCAGGAAG TGCTCCTCACGCGCTTCTTGCAATGGGCAAGGTAGATCAACTGCATCCGGACTTGGCTATAGACCCCCTTGGGATTCTGCGCCCTCCTAGCAAGTTAACTCACCAGCTTCCACTG GTTAGTGCATACTCTTCCTTTGCGAGAATGATGGTGGTTGGTCACAGTTTAGAACAACAAAGGAAGAGAATGGATCCCACAACAAATGAACCTTTGTTCACGAATTGTACTAGGGATTTTATTGGCACTGTTGATTACATATTTTACACAG CGGACTCTTTGACAGTGGAATCGCTATTGGAACTCTTGGATGAGGAAAGCTTGCGCAAAGACACAGCTCTTCCTTCTGCTGAGTGGTCATCAGATCATCTAGCACTTTTGGCAGAATTCCGGTGCAAGCCTAGAGTCAGACGTTGA
- the LOC105046443 gene encoding carbon catabolite repressor protein 4 homolog 1 isoform X1 has product MLSVLRVHLPSEIPVVGCEITPYVLLRRPDNSISNEDVPESAPINGYCMRYKWYRVQSDRKVAVCSVHPTEQATLQCLVCVKAKVPTAKSFHCTPKCFSDAWQHHRALHERASNISNENGTEEEEMFGRFSSTGSGVTNAGISCSTSNIGQSPSLSNASTPIYPTAVTERSGDSLFEVGRSRTYTPTSDDIGYALKFECVAIDAETRIPVGNAITIMTSRVIPAPTPTPRRMIQVNDVLGHMDPDSRIASSGTFSVLSYNILSDAYATSESYSYCPSWALSWPYRRQNLLREIVGYHADILCLQEVQSDHFEEFFAPELDKHGYQALYKKKTSEVYSGNPNAIDGCATFFRRDKFSHVKKYEVEFNKAAQSLTDAVIQPGQKKVALSRLIKDNIALIVVLEAKFSNHGADNPGKRQLLCVANTHVNVHQDHKDVKLWQVHTLLKGLEKIAVSADIPMLVCGDFNSVPGSAPHALLAMGKVDQLHPDLAIDPLGILRPPSKLTHQLPLVSAYSSFARMMVVGHSLEQQRKRMDPTTNEPLFTNCTRDFIGTVDYIFYTADSLTVESLLELLDEESLRKDTALPSAEWSSDHLALLAEFRCKPRVRR; this is encoded by the exons ATGCTGAGCGTGCTGCGAGTCCATCTGCCTTCGGAGATCCCCGTCGTTGGCTGCGAGATCACGCCGTACGTGCTCTTGAGGCGCCCGGACAACTCCATCTCCAACGAGGATGTCCCCGAGTCCGCCCCCATCAATGGCTACTGCATGAGGTATAAGTG GTATCGTGTACAAAGTGATAGAAAAGTTGCTGTATGCAGTGTACATCCAACCGAACAAGCAACATTGCAATGCCTGGTTTGTGTCAAGGCAAAAGTACCTACTGCCAAGAGTTTCCATTGCACGCCTAAGTGTTTTTCAGATGCTTGGCAGCACCATCGGGCTTTACATGAGCGAGCAAgtaacatttcaaatgaaaatgGAACTGAGGAGGAAGAAATGTTTGGACGCTTTAGTAGTACTGGATCTGGAGTTACAAATGCAGGGATTTCTTGTTCGACATCTAATATTGGACAGAGCCCGAGCCTGAGCAATGCTTCCACACCTATATATCCCACTGCTGTCACAGAGAGGAGTGGTGATAGCTTGTTTGAAGTTGGACGGTCTAGAACGTATACACCCACATCTGATGATATTGGTTATGCTCTGAAGTTTGAATGTGTAGCAATAGATGCAGAGACAAGAATACCTGTAGGAAATGCAATTACCATAATGACGTCACGTGTGATACCAGCTCCAACTCCAACTCCACGACGCATGATTCAAGTGAATGATGTCTTGGGCCATATGGATCCCGATAGCCGAATTGCATCTTCTGGAACCTTCTCAGTGCTCTCATACAACATTCTCTCCGATGCATATGCAACCAGCGAATCATATAGCTATTGCCCCTCTTGGGCTCTTTCATGGCCATACCGTAGGCAGAACTTGTTACGGGAAATCGTTGGTTACCATGCTGACATCCTTTGTCTTCAAGAG GTTCAAAGTGACCATTTTGAGGAGTTTTTTGCACCTGAACTAGATAAGCATGGATATCAAGCACTTTACAAGAAAAAAACATCAGAG GTATATAGTGGAAATCCGAATGCAATTGATGGCTGCGCAACTTTTTTTCGCCGGGACAAGTTTTCACATGTCAAAAAATATGAG GTTGAATTCAATAAAGCTGCACAGTCTTTGACAGATGCTGTTATTCAACCTGGTCAGAAGAAAGTGGCTTTGAGTCGATTGATCAAG GATAATATTGCTCTTATTGTGGTACTTGAAGCAAAATTTAGTAACCATGGTGCTGATAATCCTGGAAAAAGACAGCTTCTCTGTGTG GCAAATACACATGTAAACGTCCATCAGGATCACAAAGATGTTAAGCTCTGGCAG GTGCATACTCTTTTAAAAGGATTGGAGAAAATTGCTGTCAGTGCAGACATTCCTATGTTGGTGTGTGGAGATTTCAATTCAGTTCCAGGAAG TGCTCCTCACGCGCTTCTTGCAATGGGCAAGGTAGATCAACTGCATCCGGACTTGGCTATAGACCCCCTTGGGATTCTGCGCCCTCCTAGCAAGTTAACTCACCAGCTTCCACTG GTTAGTGCATACTCTTCCTTTGCGAGAATGATGGTGGTTGGTCACAGTTTAGAACAACAAAGGAAGAGAATGGATCCCACAACAAATGAACCTTTGTTCACGAATTGTACTAGGGATTTTATTGGCACTGTTGATTACATATTTTACACAG CGGACTCTTTGACAGTGGAATCGCTATTGGAACTCTTGGATGAGGAAAGCTTGCGCAAAGACACAGCTCTTCCTTCTGCTGAGTGGTCATCAGATCATCTAGCACTTTTGGCAGAATTCCGGTGCAAGCCTAGAGTCAGACGTTGA